The following are from one region of the Actinomycetota bacterium genome:
- a CDS encoding muconolactone Delta-isomerase family protein, whose translation MKFLVIWRMEISRLSADMMKTVLTMPDYAKPLEASGKVIGRYHIVGSHGGAWIYNVESNDELEMLLAKSPVYNFAHFQVLPLADMSSLPLSPG comes from the coding sequence ATGAAGTTCCTGGTCATCTGGCGCATGGAGATCTCCCGTCTCAGCGCCGACATGATGAAGACCGTTCTGACCATGCCCGACTACGCCAAGCCCCTGGAGGCGTCGGGCAAGGTGATCGGCCGCTACCACATCGTCGGTTCTCACGGCGGGGCGTGGATATACAACGTCGAGTCCAACGACGAGCTCGAGATGCTGCTGGCCAAGTCGCCGGTCTACAACTTCGCCCACTTCCAGGTCTTGCCATTGGCGGATATGTCGTCTTTGCCCCTGAGCCCGGGGTAG
- a CDS encoding DUF72 domain-containing protein produces MGTSGWQYASWRGRFYPEGLAQPRWLGYYAERFTTVEVNNAFYRLPDASTFEAWAARTPPDFVIAVKASRYLTHVKRLDEPAEPVSRLLDRASHLGPKLGPVLIQLPPNLRVDPRRLAATLDEFPAAVRVAVELRHESWFCDEVKELLEEREVALCLADSPHRRTPLWRTAPWGYLRMHEGRAAPAPCYGRRALSSWVERLAEGWGSADDVFVYFNNDTNGCAPRDAAMFGRAARRAGLDVGRLPTAGSVRAG; encoded by the coding sequence ATCGGCACGTCGGGTTGGCAGTACGCCTCCTGGCGCGGCCGCTTCTACCCCGAGGGTCTGGCTCAGCCGCGTTGGCTCGGCTACTACGCCGAGCGGTTCACGACCGTCGAAGTCAACAACGCCTTCTACCGCCTGCCAGATGCGTCCACCTTCGAGGCGTGGGCCGCTCGGACGCCCCCCGACTTCGTGATCGCCGTCAAGGCCAGCAGGTACCTGACCCATGTCAAGCGCCTCGACGAGCCGGCCGAGCCCGTCTCCCGCCTTCTCGACCGGGCCAGCCATCTGGGGCCCAAGCTCGGGCCGGTGCTGATCCAACTGCCCCCCAACCTGCGGGTCGACCCCCGCCGGTTGGCGGCCACGCTGGACGAGTTCCCCGCGGCCGTCCGGGTGGCCGTCGAACTGCGTCACGAGTCATGGTTCTGCGACGAGGTGAAGGAGCTCCTGGAGGAGCGAGAAGTGGCCTTGTGCCTGGCCGACAGCCCGCACCGGCGCACCCCGTTGTGGCGTACCGCCCCTTGGGGTTATCTACGTATGCACGAGGGCCGGGCGGCGCCCGCCCCCTGCTACGGGCGCCGGGCGCTGTCGAGCTGGGTGGAACGCCTGGCTGAGGGGTGGGGCTCGGCGGACGACGTGTTCGTCTACTTCAACAACGACACCAACGGCTGCGCCCCGCGAGACGCGGCCATGTTCGGGCGAGCGGCCCGGCGGGCGGGCCTCGACGTCGGCCGGCTGCCGACCGCCGGTTCGGTGAGGGCCGGCTGA